AGATAAGTATCTTCATGAAGTGGAGCGAAAGATTTTTATCAGATCTTACCAAGCCATGTCCGGTGACCAGGAGTCGCTCTCATTAGCTGAGGAAGGAATAGAGGAATACCACGATGAATTAAGAAAACTAGATGAAAAGATGTGAAATTTTGATAGCAGGATTAAATCCTGTTTCTGGTAAGGAACAGCAAGGCAAAAGACCCGTAGTGATTATTAGTGGAAATGCCATGAACGATCACATTGGGCTGGTGATTGTTTGTCCTTTAACTTCAAAAATTAAAAACTTTGTGGGTGACATTTTTTTGCACCCGGATAAAAACAATGGATTGGAAAATGAGTCTGAAGTGTTGATATTTCAGTTAAGAACCATTTCAAAGAGTCGTTTGATAAATAGATTGGGTTTTATCAGAACACCACAACCGGATTCAATTATAGAGAATCTGAATAAGATATTGAAATATTGAGAAGGAAAGTAAATTCAATATTTTAATGAATTACTCGTTACCTTTGCCCACTTCAAAAAAATTGAACCCATGATAAATTATATAGAAGCTTCACTCGATGGAGTCACAGCCCATTTTATAGGGAATCAGAATGAAGGGGAGGATATTATTTATTCTCCGGCATTGCTTGATATCACGGACGCTGAGCTATACGATGTACTCTTTAAATATTTTATGACTCATTTTAAGGAGCCTGAATATTTCAATTTTACGTTTTCATCAGGTGAAATAGCACTTAATCCGGTGTATAATTTTGTGGCCAATATATTTGATGATCCTTCCTGTCTGCACGAACAATCGGTCAAAATAGCCCGTCATCTCTACGAAAAATCAAAACATCCCAATATCAAATCAGGAGAGTTGTATATTTCCTATTTCAGCAATGTCCTGGTAGATGACGAACTGGTGGATGCCGTAGGTATTTTCAAATCTGAAAATAAAGATCTGTTTCTGAAACTGGAAAGAGAAGGACAGTCTTTTCACTTGCTGAAAGATTCCGGAACCAATATAGGAAAATTGGACAAAGGCTGCCTGATCTTCAACACAGAACGGGAAGATGGCTTTAAAATATGCAATATCGATCACAGCAACCGCTATAAAGAAGCCCAATACTGGCGTGAAGAATTCCTCATGATCACGGCACGGGCTGATGATTATCACCAGACTAAAAACTATATTCAGGCTACCAAAAACTTCATCAAAGATCGGATGTTCAAAGAGTTTGACACGGACAAAACAGACGAAGCGGCAGTCATGAACCGATCATTTGAATATTTCAAACATCAGGAAAAATTTGATTCTGCCGAATATGAAACCCGTGTTTTCAAAGACAATAAAGTAGTAGAAGCATTTCAGGATTACAAAGAAGAATATCAGAATACCCGTTCTGCATCTTTGGGAGACTCTTTTGATATATCGGATTACGCGGTCAAAAAACAAAGTCGTGTTTTCAAAAGCATCATTAAATTGGACAAAAATTTTCACATATATGTCCATGGGGATAAAAATAAAATTGAAAAGGGAACGGACAATGAAGGCCGGAAATATTATATTTTGTATTATGATGATGAGAGTTGATATTTTTATCTGACATATGCTTTAAACTACTATTACATTTAGCACAGTCAAACATATTTTAACAGGAATTCGATAAACAATAAATTCATTAATAAAACTTTATGCTAAAGATAGGTTTTAGTTACTGCATAAATACCCCAGCGGGGTATAATATTTATAGCCCTGGGTTTTAACCCAGGGTAAAAATGCATACAAAGCCTAATTTTGGCGTGATTTTTGCCAAAAAATGCAAAAATCGTGACAAAATTATATCGAATTCTCTTTATCCTTGCAATTTTTCCGAAGCAAGACAC
The genomic region above belongs to Saprospiraceae bacterium and contains:
- a CDS encoding ribbon-helix-helix domain-containing protein codes for the protein MATFTSSLPDEMLKRLQDLSAELKVPKNRILERALDKYLHEVERKIFIRSYQAMSGDQESLSLAEEGIEEYHDELRKLDEKM
- a CDS encoding type II toxin-antitoxin system PemK/MazF family toxin, which translates into the protein MKRCEILIAGLNPVSGKEQQGKRPVVIISGNAMNDHIGLVIVCPLTSKIKNFVGDIFLHPDKNNGLENESEVLIFQLRTISKSRLINRLGFIRTPQPDSIIENLNKILKY
- a CDS encoding nucleoid-associated protein, with product MINYIEASLDGVTAHFIGNQNEGEDIIYSPALLDITDAELYDVLFKYFMTHFKEPEYFNFTFSSGEIALNPVYNFVANIFDDPSCLHEQSVKIARHLYEKSKHPNIKSGELYISYFSNVLVDDELVDAVGIFKSENKDLFLKLEREGQSFHLLKDSGTNIGKLDKGCLIFNTEREDGFKICNIDHSNRYKEAQYWREEFLMITARADDYHQTKNYIQATKNFIKDRMFKEFDTDKTDEAAVMNRSFEYFKHQEKFDSAEYETRVFKDNKVVEAFQDYKEEYQNTRSASLGDSFDISDYAVKKQSRVFKSIIKLDKNFHIYVHGDKNKIEKGTDNEGRKYYILYYDDES